GGGATCCAGCCGCTCATGCTCTGGAGCATCACTTCCCGGAACAGCCACACCATGATCTCATATTCAATGGGAAGGCTCAGAACCAGGAAAAGCACCGTCATGATGGACGTGGGAATGATATAAAGCCCCGCGATCTCCCCGCCGGTGTAGCCCAAAATCTTCGTCATGGAAATGGACTGAGCGTTTTTCTCAATGATGATCTTGGAAAGCAGATAAATGAGCACGAAGAAAATGCCCACGGCAAATCCGTCGATCAGTGTCATCATACCGCCCATGGACACCGTCAGCTGCCGGGAAATCTTCGTCATGGCATCCAGATCAATGACAGACCCGATATACGCCTCGTCGATGTCCGTGATCTCTGTATCCGAAAAATACCCGGAAAAATAATCCGATCCCAGGTCAAACACCTCATTGAGTCGATCCTGGTTCATGAACACTGCCATGCCGCCGTCATAGTCATAGATGCCCGTCACCGTAAATTCGTAGGTGGTATCCTCATAGGCCTCCTTCAGTCGGATCGTATCTCCCGGCTGAATCAGAAATTTATCCGCGTAGGCTGAGGACAGATACACATCCTCCGTCCCCAGAGACAGGGGCACATACCGGCTGTCCTCCTGTACGCCGTACAGCAAAATTTCTTCACTCTTGTATTTGCCATCCACGGTTTTCAGCGAATAGGCGCTGAACTTCTCCGCATCCTCGTTGTCCGTCTCCACCTCCCGCTGAAACAGCATCATGGAAAACAGGCTTTCCAGCTTCCGATCCTCATTCATGGCGTCCAGCGGCACCTGCAGAATATACTGGTAACTGCACAGCATCTGATCCGGGATCGTCTCCTGATAATGCGCCAGCACCGCCGGGAAAAGCAGGCCGAACATGAGCAGCAGATTGGCAAACAAAATGCCCACCAGCAAGATCAGGTAATTGCTCATATTCTGGAAGATCACCCGGATCCGGAAACGCCCCAGAAACGGGATATATTTGCTCAGATACAGCGCCCGGCGCTGTTTTCTCCTGCGCAGATCCCGCCGCAAAAAGTTCAGCGGTGGCAGAGACAGCTTATCAGCCAGCACGCAGATATTGATGACCAACATCAAAAGTACCGGCACCACCGTCGTCAGCAAAAATGCCTGGGCATTCCATCTGGTCACATACACCGGCAGGCTATAGCTTCCATAATACATGCCTGCGCACACATTCTTCATCACCGTGTAGCCGCCAATGTTGCCAATCACGGCGCCAATCAGTGTCACCGCCACAGGCATTGCCAGATAATGGCGGATCAGCTCTCCTTTCGTATAGCCCGAAGCCCGCAGGGTGCCGATGACGTTGGCCTCCTTGGCAATGGTATTGGCCGTGGTAATACCGAACACAAACGCCATAATGGCAATGACGATGTACAGAAGGGCAGTGACCATGGCCCGGTCGCCGCCCATATCATCACCGGTAAACGTGATCGCCTGGTTCTGATACTGAGGCACAAAGGTTTCCAGCTTTGTCTCCGCGGAGATCAGCTTCATCAGATCCTCCGCCCGGTCCTTCTCTTCCGTTTCATCCACCGGTTTCTCGTCATAAATCCAGGAATAGTCAAAGTTCAGCTGTTTTTCCCGGTACCTGGAAAACGCCTCCGGCGTCACCACCGCCACACCAAACTTCACCGAGTCAAACATGGAATCGTTATTATCTGCAAACAGACAGCTGTAATCCGGCAGCGCCACCAGGCCAGTCACCGCCCACTGTCCGCCGTCCGTATTTTCCAGCACATCCCCCACCCGGAGGCTGTTGTTGTCCGCATACATCCGGTCGATAGCCACCTCATCCGCCGCCTCCGGAAATGCCCCTTCCATCAGGCACACCGTGTTCACAACGTCCCGGTTCTGATAAATCCGCAGGGTACTGCCGTTGGTCAGTGCCTCCTCCGCATAAAAATTATCGTACAGGGTAACGGCACCTTCCTCCTGGATATACTTCACCTGCGCCTTATTCGCCTTCTCCGACAGGCGGAAATTGCCGTCCTCAATGTTATATTTTTCAAAGCCCTCGTTATATGCCGCGATCAGGCTGCCGTCCGACACCAGAAATCCCGACACAAAGCCGATGGTCGCCGTCAGCAGGATAAAAATTACCAGATATTTTCCAAACTCACTTTTCAGCTCTCTGGGAAGCCGCTTGGACAATGGATTTCTCATCTTGTCTCCCAAAGCCTCCTTACCAGTCCAGATCCTCAGCCGCAACCCGCTGCTCGTTCTGATAGTCCTTGCGGATCATGCCGTCCCGCAGCTGCACCACCCGATCCGCCATGTATTTGATGGCATCGTTGTGGGTAACCATGATCACCGTGTTGCCGTATTTTTCATTCACCGTCTCAATGAGCTTCAAAATCTCCTTGGACGTGTGATAGTCCAGGGCGCCCGTGGGCTCGTCACAGAGCAGAATGTCCGGGTTCTTCACAATGGCCCGGCCAATGGCCGTCCGCTGCTGCTGACCGCCGGACAACTGGTTCGGCAACTTGTTCCGGTGCTCATAAAGTCCCAGCGTCTGCAGCAGCTCATCCACATCCAGCGGGCTACTGCTCAAATAAGCGCCAACCTCCACATTTTCCCGCACCGTCAGATTCGGGATCAGATTGTACATCTGGAAAATATAGCCCAGATGCTTTCTCCGGTACATGGTCAGCTGCTTCTCCTTCATGCTGCCCATCCGCTCCCCTTTGATGCGGATCTCGCCCTCGTCGGCACTGTCAATGCCGCCGATGATATTCAAAAGTGTAGATTTTCCCGATCCGGAGGGGCCCAGCAGCACACAGATCTCTCCCTGCTCCACCGCCAGGTTGATTCCCTTCAAAACTTCCACCCGACTGTCGCCGGAGCCGAAAGATTTCTTCAAATCACTGATTTCCAAAAACATATTTCCACCTCTTTTGGTTAGTATTTTCTAACCCTCTATGCTAACTCTAGCACAGCAAAAGAGGCGATTCAAGGGAATGTTCCCCTGCCTCGCCTTTCTTATTGAGAAATTATATCATTATTGTTTCTGCGACAACAAATATTCTAATAGTGCCTTACACCCTCGCTCCACGTCCCGGTACGTCTCCTCAAAATCACCCGAATACCACGGATCCCTGATGCCATCCGTCGAACCGGCAAAGGATAACAGCAGCCGGATCTTCTCCCCGGCCCTGTGCCCTGTCATCCGCTCTATATTGCGGATATTCATATCATCCATACCGATGAGATAATCATAAGTATCATAATCCGAAGCCTTCAGCCGCACCGCCCGTTTATCCCCGCAGCTGATACCGTGCTTCGCCAGTTCCTGTCGTGCCGGTGGGTACACCGGATTGCCGATACCGTTCCAGATTTCCTCCGTGCTGGTGGCGGCAGAGGCTATGGAAAAGTCAGCAGAGCGGCCGCATCTGGTGACCATATCCTTTAAAACAAATTCTGCCATGGGGGAGCGGCAGATATTGCCGTGGCAAATGAAAAGTATTTTTATCATATTCTTATAACTCCGTTTTTGCTTTGTATTTCTTCTCAAATGCCCAATATTGCAGGTTTTTTCGGCATTTTCCTGTTTCTGTGTTTCCGGGGTATCTTCTCAAATCTTCCCGTATTTTCTCGTGCTTTTCCCTGCAATATTGGTAAATCTGTTGGTAAATAAATGCTCTGTACCAACGGGGTGTTTTAGGCTTTTGCTACTCGAAGCAGCTCTGCCTGTGCGTCATCGAACTGCACATGGGTGTAAACATTCAGCGTTACGCTGATGTCCGAATGCCCCATGATATACTGCAACGTCTTTGGATTCATTCCGGATTTCGCCATATTGGAACAAAAAGTGTGTCTGCATACATGAGGAGTTACTTTGGGCATCTGAATACGGTAAATTTTGTTATATTTCTCAATAATATGTTCCAGGTACTTCTCCCAATGAAGGGCGACCATTGGCTTATCGTTCTTGTCGAGAAACAAAAATCCAGCATATCCGTCTACCATCGGTTCTATTTTCGGTGCTACTCGATTGGCAAGAATACGGCGAAAACACGCCACAACTTCCTCGCTCATCGGCACATAGCGGATACCGCTTTCCGTTTTAGGAGCCTGAATTACATACTGCATCTGCGATGTTCTCTGCAACTGGTGGTCTACCTTGATACGCTTCTGGTCGAACTCAAGATCGGAGATCGTCAGCCCGCAGAACTCCGAGATTCGCAGCCCTGTGTTAAGGAGAATATAGATCGCATCGTAGTATCGACAGAAATGCTTATCTTCCTTGATGAATTTCAGAAGATCACGCTCCTGCTTACGGGTAATTGCTTCTCTGGTGACGGAATCGTTTACGATCACCGATGCCAGTTCAAATCCAAAAGGATTTTTACGGATCAGATCATCATCTACCGCCAACTGAAAAGCCGGTCTCAGAACACCTCTGATGGAGTGAATAGAGCTGTACCCTCTGCCATCCACCTGCTGAAGCTTGATCAGCCACGCCTTTGCATCAGACAGGCGAACCTTGTCAATGCGCTGCTTTCCAAACGCTTCTCTGTTCAGGATATTGATTACGGTCTTATATCCCGCCTTGGTGTTATGACCGACACCGGTTTTCAGAGAAGTATATTTCTCTACCAATTCAACTACCGTGTAATTGCCGCCACGGGTAACGATATGGTCAAACAGATCCGCCTGAATCTGCTTTTCCTTCTCTCTCAGCGAAAGCTCTCGCTTTTTACCCCTGGGAGTCGGGTCATTCTTGTCCAAACGCCAACTGTACACATTCTTCTCCTTACCATCCTCGTCAATATATCGGTAACGATACCTCCCATCTGTACGCTGGTATTCACCTTCACGCAAAATCCGATTTCTATTGTCTCGTCTTTTTTCACTCATCGAAATCTCTCCTTTCAGAATAAGGAGAGCCAGACTTGCAGTTTTATACTATCACAAATCCGGCTCTCCGTATAGTTATGCCATGTGATTTCGGAATTTCTGTTAAGCATTTCTAATGCCAGTTATACAGCCGTTGCCTGATCCAGATAGCGTTCAAATTTTTCACGCTTAATCAAGGCTCGATTGCCATTCATAACATAAAAATCTTCATTCGGATGCTCTTCAATTAGCATTCTCAGTTTCCCTTCGCCGATATGATAATACCTGGCAGCTTCCTCAATGGTAAGCGTATATCTACGCCACACCGGAATATCCGAGTAATTTTTTCCTTCAACATTCATCTTATTATTCTCCATAGGCAGTTATCCTCCATAATTATCGTTGTCGCAGCATTCGCCACATAGATATGCAAGAATATCCACTTGGCTCATTGCCTGCGCACATAAAAATAGCCAGACAGAGGGTGTCGGCAACGAAGTCCGGCAACGGGCTTCAAAAGACCTTGCAAACAATCTCAATCTGACGATGGTTACTATTTATACTTTTCTTTTATTTTTCTGTTGTTTTGGTTGTCATAAGGGAGAAAAGCCCGGAAATAAGGGATTTTCCCGGGCTAATGTCCTGCAACCGGCTCGGCAACGGGATAGCAACAGGGGGTGCAACGGGCTGTCATTTTCAGAATGGAAGCTTCATCTGTTCTGTGACCTCCACAAAGCCATCCATCGTTTTTTCAGACGGGTTGCATAAGTCCGTTGCCGGGTTTTCACGCTCCCAGCCCTTTTGCCTGCCATATTCGGAAAACATTCTTGGATTCGGGAAGTACCGCCAGCGGTCAATGCACTGGTTCATTATCTCGTTGATTTCCCGGATTTCCCATTGCTTCGGTTCGTCAAAGGCATGGTTTAAGGCTTCCTTGTAGAGCTGCTTGGAACAGACCATGCTCCCGGTGTACTTATCAAGATACGCCTGTATCATTCCGGCTTTGGTGTCCTCCGGCATAAAATCCCGCTGGTGTTCTTTGAGATAGCGCTGCATGGCAGGGCTGAAAGCCAGCTTGAACCTGCCGCTTTTATAAATCTCCATTGCTTCCGCCCACATCTGCCCGATATAGGCTCTGGAAGCAGCTTCGTCCTCCAAAATGTGAACCTCGGCTTGCTCCGGGTAAACCATGACGGGGATAAAGCGGCGGTTGCCGGAACGGTCAAGGGGCAGGAAGTCAAGGGCATTGGAAGTGCCGCCAAACACGCACTGACGGGGGCGGTCTGCCGGGTGGGTTTCATAAGGTATCTTGTAGACCTCTTTCTGCCGGCTTAAAAACGACTTGATTTCCTCAATGCTCTTGGCGTTGGCGGTTGCCATCATTTCCGACATTTCGATAATCCAGTGACCTTGCAGCTTGCGGTACACATTGTCATCGTCCAGCTTCCGCAAATCATCGGAGAACCACTCGTCCCGGATTGCCAGCAGACGGAAGAAGGTGGACTTGCCAGCCCCCTGACCGCCTACCAGACAGAGCATGATTTCAAATTTGCATCCCGGCTGAAAGGCTCGTGAGATTGCACCCAGCAGGAACAGCTTCAACGCTTCATAGGTGTAATCGTCTGCGTCAGCCCCCCAGAAAGTGCCGCAGACAGAAACGGATTCGTTCTGTCCCATCCCACACCAGGGTATTGAGATAGTCCCGGATGGGGTGGTACTTGTTTTCATTCGCCACAATCCCGATGGCGTTATCAATCTTTTTCTCATTGGTAAGCCCATAGGTTTCTTCCAGATAAAGAAGCAGATACTTCATATCCGTATCGTTCAGGGCGGTGCTTTCTCTTTGAAAACCGATGGGCTTTATGATGTCCTTGCGGTCGGTCAGGATGTTGTATGCGATAGCCCCGGAAAGCAGCGGGTCACGCTGGAATACGGTCAGGCAGTTCCGTATGCTCTGACGGACACCGCCTTTCTCGGTAGTTTCCAGTCCCGCCTTGATTTCCTCAACGCTCTGTGGCGGCTGCATGGCGTTCATGGTGTTTTTTAGTTCTTGCTGCGTCTGCGGCTGCAAGCTCTGCCATTCGCTGTTCAAGCTGTATCACATCCTTTCCGTAGTCCGTAATCAAAGCCGCTTTTTCCTCTGTTTCCCCGAACAGAAGCACATCCAGCAGATATTCCACTTGGGCTTGCTT
Above is a window of Oscillospiraceae bacterium NTUH-002-81 DNA encoding:
- a CDS encoding FtsX-like permease family protein: MRNPLSKRLPRELKSEFGKYLVIFILLTATIGFVSGFLVSDGSLIAAYNEGFEKYNIEDGNFRLSEKANKAQVKYIQEEGAVTLYDNFYAEEALTNGSTLRIYQNRDVVNTVCLMEGAFPEAADEVAIDRMYADNNSLRVGDVLENTDGGQWAVTGLVALPDYSCLFADNNDSMFDSVKFGVAVVTPEAFSRYREKQLNFDYSWIYDEKPVDETEEKDRAEDLMKLISAETKLETFVPQYQNQAITFTGDDMGGDRAMVTALLYIVIAIMAFVFGITTANTIAKEANVIGTLRASGYTKGELIRHYLAMPVAVTLIGAVIGNIGGYTVMKNVCAGMYYGSYSLPVYVTRWNAQAFLLTTVVPVLLMLVINICVLADKLSLPPLNFLRRDLRRRKQRRALYLSKYIPFLGRFRIRVIFQNMSNYLILLVGILFANLLLMFGLLFPAVLAHYQETIPDQMLCSYQYILQVPLDAMNEDRKLESLFSMMLFQREVETDNEDAEKFSAYSLKTVDGKYKSEEILLYGVQEDSRYVPLSLGTEDVYLSSAYADKFLIQPGDTIRLKEAYEDTTYEFTVTGIYDYDGGMAVFMNQDRLNEVFDLGSDYFSGYFSDTEITDIDEAYIGSVIDLDAMTKISRQLTVSMGGMMTLIDGFAVGIFFVLIYLLSKIIIEKNAQSISMTKILGYTGGEIAGLYIIPTSIMTVLFLVLSLPIEYEIMVWLFREVMLQSMSGWIPLYIDPMVYVKMLALGLLAYGVVAATELRKIRKIPMNEALKNAE
- a CDS encoding ABC transporter ATP-binding protein, with the protein product MFLEISDLKKSFGSGDSRVEVLKGINLAVEQGEICVLLGPSGSGKSTLLNIIGGIDSADEGEIRIKGERMGSMKEKQLTMYRRKHLGYIFQMYNLIPNLTVRENVEVGAYLSSSPLDVDELLQTLGLYEHRNKLPNQLSGGQQQRTAIGRAIVKNPDILLCDEPTGALDYHTSKEILKLIETVNEKYGNTVIMVTHNDAIKYMADRVVQLRDGMIRKDYQNEQRVAAEDLDW
- a CDS encoding low molecular weight protein-tyrosine-phosphatase, yielding MIKILFICHGNICRSPMAEFVLKDMVTRCGRSADFSIASAATSTEEIWNGIGNPVYPPARQELAKHGISCGDKRAVRLKASDYDTYDYLIGMDDMNIRNIERMTGHRAGEKIRLLLSFAGSTDGIRDPWYSGDFEETYRDVERGCKALLEYLLSQKQ
- a CDS encoding site-specific integrase, with the translated sequence MSEKRRDNRNRILREGEYQRTDGRYRYRYIDEDGKEKNVYSWRLDKNDPTPRGKKRELSLREKEKQIQADLFDHIVTRGGNYTVVELVEKYTSLKTGVGHNTKAGYKTVINILNREAFGKQRIDKVRLSDAKAWLIKLQQVDGRGYSSIHSIRGVLRPAFQLAVDDDLIRKNPFGFELASVIVNDSVTREAITRKQERDLLKFIKEDKHFCRYYDAIYILLNTGLRISEFCGLTISDLEFDQKRIKVDHQLQRTSQMQYVIQAPKTESGIRYVPMSEEVVACFRRILANRVAPKIEPMVDGYAGFLFLDKNDKPMVALHWEKYLEHIIEKYNKIYRIQMPKVTPHVCRHTFCSNMAKSGMNPKTLQYIMGHSDISVTLNVYTHVQFDDAQAELLRVAKA
- a CDS encoding excisionase; this translates as MENNKMNVEGKNYSDIPVWRRYTLTIEEAARYYHIGEGKLRMLIEEHPNEDFYVMNGNRALIKREKFERYLDQATAV